One stretch of Macrobrachium nipponense isolate FS-2020 chromosome 16, ASM1510439v2, whole genome shotgun sequence DNA includes these proteins:
- the LOC135195397 gene encoding uncharacterized protein LOC135195397, with protein sequence MELRKLCGSPGGEAHRNQKPKGGGSLYFSYKKFHSIVLMALSDAKYRFPFIDVGAEGGVGDGGTWQKCNLARAITYNRAGLPQDRNLPNDDEPIPFIVVDDAFALKSWMMKPYSHQSQDPTERLYSYRLSRARFVVENAFSLVQMRWRVFRTTMQPDVKVCKNITLCTYVMHNLALQHYPCAGNNVDQEDQHHNVVQYLEAGDTEPHGKTHGKKGTKLHTLIEGRQRLPGPVLLIGCRRSGMARAIGVSSRTTSY encoded by the exons ATGGAACTACGTAaattgtgtgggagccctggaGGGGAAGCACATCGCAATCagaaacccaaaggtggaggatcactgtacTTCAGTTACAAGAAGTTCcacagcatcgtcctcatggccctctcTGATGCAAAATACAGGTTCCCGTTCATCGACGTTGGTGCAGAAGGAGGTGttggggatggaggaacctggcagaagtgcaacctggccagggccatcacATACAATcgagcaggactcccacaagacagaaatctgcccaacgaCGATGAACCGATCCCCTTCATAGTCGTCGATGATGCCTTCGCTCTCAAGTCGTGGatgatgaagccctactcccaccaatcacaagatcccaccgaacgattatacagctacagattatctcgcgCTCGTTTTGTGGTGGAAAACGCATTCAGCCTGGTGCAGATGAGATGGCGAGTCTTCAGGACGACGATGCAACCGGATGTAAAGGTTTGCAAGAATATAACTTTGTGCACATAtgtcatgcacaacctggcactgcaGCACTACCCATGTGCTGGCAACAACGTCGACCAagaggaccaacaccataacgttgtaca gTACTTGGAGGCAGGAGACACTGAACCTCATGGAAAGACTCATGGTAAGAAGGGGACCAAACTACACACGTTAATcgaaggccgtcagagattacctggcccagtactactcatcggatgcaggcgcagtggaatggcaagagcaattggtgtttcctcgaggacgaccagctactga